The Sphingomonas hankookensis genome includes the window CCGCCATGATCGCGCCGGCAAAGCCTGCCCCGACGACCATGACGTCATAGGATTGCGGGCGGTCTCCGTCTGCGCCAATAGGCGACACCACGGGATAGACGTGGCTGCTGCGTTGCACCGCTTCGTCAATGAGGTTGCTCATCGCGCATTGCGTGAGATCCCAGCTCTCCCCTGCGAGCCGCGCGTCGACGGCGGCCAGCCAGCCGTTTGTGCGGGAGAGGGTAAGCGCCGCGTCGCAGGCGGCGACGAAAGCGTCCCGCCCGTCCGCGATGCGCACCGCCTCGACATCGCCATAGCCGCGCACGACGTCACGCACCGGGGTAGAGACGACGGGGCAGCCCGCGGCGAGATATTCGGGTGTCTTCGTGGGACTGATGAAGCGTGTCGCCTCGTTGATGGCGAAGGGCATCAGGGCGACGTCCCAGCCGCGTAGATAGTCGGGCAGTTCGGCATAGCCCTTGCCGCCCAGATAATGGAGGTTGGGGCGGCGGGGCAGGTCGGCGTCGCTGATCTTCACCACTGGCCCCACGATGACGATGGACCATTCGGGCCGCGCGTCCGCCAAACCTTCCAGCAGCGCGAGGTCCATCCGTTCGTCCACGACGCCATAAAAACCGAGGCGCGGGGAGGGGAGCTCCGCCTGATCCTCCGGCTCCGGACCAGCGGCGCGGGCGGTCGAGAAGTGGGTGGCGTCGACGCTGGATGGAAAGGCATGGACCGAAGGATGGCGCGCGGCCTTTGCCTCGTAGAGACTGTGCCCGCCGGTGAAGACGAGGTCGCAGCTGTCGAGCAGCCGCTGCTCAAGCGGGAGAAGCTCTGACGGCGCGCCCTTGAAGTTCGCCAGCTCGTCCATGCAGTCATAGACGATGCAGTCCGCCGCCAGATGGTCGGAGAAGGGCAGCATCATCGGCGTATAGTACCAGCAGATGAGCGGTCGCGCCGGATCGCGGGTGATCGCGCCGTCGAGCAGGGCGCGCAATGTTTCCGTCTCCTCATGCCGGCTGAGGCCGGCGGGGAGGTGCGGGGTGAGGATGGTGACGCCGGAACAGTCGCAGACATGGGTGTCCAACGTCGCACTTGGCGCATCGTGGATCGGCTCTTCCCAAACGATGACCTTCCGGTCCCGGGCGAAGCGGCTCATCAGATGTTGCGGCCGCTGATAGACGAAGTTCCAGCGCAGGTGACTGAAGCAGATGAGCGTGCCGCCGCCCTCCGTCGGGCTGTCGGGGTTGATGGCGTCGACGTCGCTTGGAATGCCGCTCATGTCTGGAACCTTGCTGAATGATGAACATCGGCAACACGCCGTTCATCGCTCCGGTTCCTGTACAAACCGGCCCAAGTTCAAAGAGATAACACAAGATATCAAGTCGAGAGCGGAAACCTGATCCATGTCAGTCGTTCTGGCGAAGGTCTGGGAGATATGTACGATGAAGAGGCATCTGGAATTATGGGGTGGGCCGGAGTGCACCATCAACAGGGTTCGGGATACATATCAGGATCAGTTCGAGCGATGCGGCCACTATGATCGGATCGACGATCTGAATCTATTTGCCGACATCGGCATAACGACGATCCGTTATCCTATATTATGGGAATGCATTGCGCCTGATCGGCCCGGACAGCATCTCTGGCAGGGCGTGGATGCGCGGATCGACCGGCTGCGCGCACATGGCATCGACGTCATTGCCGGGCTTGTCCATCACGGCAGCGGTCCCTCCTACACGCATCTCCTCGACGATGACGGTTTCGCGCGGGGTCTCGCTGATTTCGCGGCCCGCGTTGCGGAGCGCTATTCCTGGATCAACCAGTGGACGCCGGTCAATGAGCCGCTCACCACGGCGCGCTTTTCGGCGCTTTATGGCCATTGGTATCCGCATGTCCGCGACGAGGGCGCGTTCTGGCGCGCGCTCCTCAACCAGATCGACGGAACCCGGCTCGCGATGCAGGCCATTCGCAGGGTCAATCCCGCCGCGCGGCTCGTTCAGACGGAGGATCTCGGCCGCACCTTCGCCACTGCCGAGTTGCGCGAGCAGGCTGCGTTCGAGAATATCCGGCGCTGGGCGACATGGGACCTGCTGTTCGGGCGCGTACGGCGCGGTCATCCGCTGTGGCGGCGCATGGCCGCGCACGGGCTGGAGCACAGGCTGGAGGCCATTGCGGCCGATCCCTGTCCGCCAGACATCATCGGCATCAACCATTATCTGACCAGCGAGCGGTTCCTCGACCATCGCATGCAGCGCTATCCCGCCCATGCGCATGGCGGCAATGACGGGCAGCGCTATGCCGATGTCGAGGCGATCCGGGTGCTGGAGCCGCCCCCGCCCGGTCTGAGGGGCGTGATAGAGGAGGCGTGGGACCGCTATGCGACCCCGATCGCGGTCACCGAAGTCCATAATGGCTGCACGCGCGAGGAGCAGCTGCGCTGGCTGGCGGAGGCGTGGGATTGCGCCGAGGATCTGCGCAATGAGGGCGTGGACGTGCGAGCGATCACGCTCTGGTCGCTGCTCGGCAGTAGCGGATGGAACACGCTGCTGACCGCCCCCGGCATCTATGAGCCGGGCATATTCGACGTCAGTAGCGGAACGCCGCGCGCGACCGCTCTCGCAGCGCTCGGCACGGCTCTGGCCACTGGCGCTGCACGGCATCCGCTTGCAGCGCAGCCGGGCTGGTGGCGTCGGCCGATCCGGCTTGAATATCCCGCCGTCCGCCGTCCTGCCCCGGCCGTGCAGCACCGGGCGGACAGTTGCAGGGAGCGTGCGCCCATGGGTCGGCCCCTCCTGATCATGGGCGCGACAGGAACCCTGGGGCAAGCGTTCGCGCGGGCCTGTACGCTCCGCAACATACCGCATGTGCTGACGGCGCGGCACGCGCTCGACATCACCAGCGAGGCCAGCATCGGGGCTGCGCTGGACCGGCACGATCCCTGGGCAGTGGTGAACGCCGCCGGCTGGGTACGGGTCGACGAGGCGGAAAGCCATGCCGCCCGTTGTTTTGCGGCGAACAGCGACGGCCCGGTCCGCCTTGCGCGGATGGCGGAGGAGCGGGGGCTTGCCACCCTCAATGTCTCAAGCGACCTCGTCTTCGGGGGCAAGGCGGAAGGGGCCTATGTCGAAACCGACGCGCCCGACCCGCGCAACGTCTATGGCGAGAGCAAGGCGCGCATGGAGGAGGGACTTCTCGCCCTGGCGGGGACGCATCTCATCGTTCGCACCGCAGCCTTCTTCTCTCCCCATGACGAGTTCAACTTTGCCGTCGCGGTCGCTCGCGCCCTGACGGCGGGGCAGCCGTTCGAGGCCGCGGCGGACCAGCGGATCACGCCGACCTATGTGCCGCATCTCGTCAGGGTCGCGCTCGACCTCCTGATCGACGGTGAGCAGGGCCTCTGGCACCTCACCAATGAGACGGAGCTATCATGGGCAGAGTTCGCGGAAGCCGTCGCGGACAGCCTGAACCTGCCCCGGCATCTGATCCGCGCCGTGCCGGGCGCCCGCCTGAACCAAATGGCGCCACGCCCCTCCCGCGTACCGCTCGCGACGGGGCGCGGGGCGCACCTGCCGTCTCTTGCGGATGCCCTCGGCGAGTTTGCGCGGCATGAGAAGAGGCAGCAAGCGGTGCGCGAGCTTGCATGACATGCAAACGGCCATGGATCCGAAGACCCATGGCCGCCGAACATTCAGCCGTCTTACATCCAGCCGTCGAGATCGTCGGGGATGTTGCTCAGCGTACCCTTGCCGGTGATGGCGTTCAGATCGAACGGCTGCGCCTCCAGGAAAAATTCCAGCTGGTCACGCGATGTCACAAGCGAATTGATCACGCGGACTTTCAGGCCTTTGAAGTTCGGGCCGTCGATGCGCAGCGCCTTCAGCGTGACTTT containing:
- the glf gene encoding UDP-galactopyranose mutase, which codes for MSRFARDRKVIVWEEPIHDAPSATLDTHVCDCSGVTILTPHLPAGLSRHEETETLRALLDGAITRDPARPLICWYYTPMMLPFSDHLAADCIVYDCMDELANFKGAPSELLPLEQRLLDSCDLVFTGGHSLYEAKAARHPSVHAFPSSVDATHFSTARAAGPEPEDQAELPSPRLGFYGVVDERMDLALLEGLADARPEWSIVIVGPVVKISDADLPRRPNLHYLGGKGYAELPDYLRGWDVALMPFAINEATRFISPTKTPEYLAAGCPVVSTPVRDVVRGYGDVEAVRIADGRDAFVAACDAALTLSRTNGWLAAVDARLAGESWDLTQCAMSNLIDEAVQRSSHVYPVVSPIGADGDRPQSYDVMVVGAGFAGAIMAERLARDAGKRVLVVDKRPHVAGNAYDRLDDAGILIHQYGPHIFHTNSADIFEYLSQFTEWRGYEHRVLAAVGDRLVPMPINRTTVNSLYHLDLRTEEEAAAFLASRAEPVDIVRTSEDVVISAVGRELYETFFQGYTRKQWGMDPSELDKSVTSRVPTRTNTDDRYFTDTYQAMPRDGFTHMFERMLDHPNIDLLLGVDFTEVRQAYPHQHLVFTGPIDEYFGYCYGKLPYRSLHFRHETVDQEQFQPVAVVNYPSEDVPHTRITEYKHLTGQTAPRTSITYEYPSGEGDPYYPIPRAENQALFKRYEALALAQPDVSFVGRLATYRYYNMDQVAGQALATYRRLKQRWDADRQPAATGARAGTTVVADA
- a CDS encoding family 1 glycosylhydrolase, with the protein product MSVVLAKVWEICTMKRHLELWGGPECTINRVRDTYQDQFERCGHYDRIDDLNLFADIGITTIRYPILWECIAPDRPGQHLWQGVDARIDRLRAHGIDVIAGLVHHGSGPSYTHLLDDDGFARGLADFAARVAERYSWINQWTPVNEPLTTARFSALYGHWYPHVRDEGAFWRALLNQIDGTRLAMQAIRRVNPAARLVQTEDLGRTFATAELREQAAFENIRRWATWDLLFGRVRRGHPLWRRMAAHGLEHRLEAIAADPCPPDIIGINHYLTSERFLDHRMQRYPAHAHGGNDGQRYADVEAIRVLEPPPPGLRGVIEEAWDRYATPIAVTEVHNGCTREEQLRWLAEAWDCAEDLRNEGVDVRAITLWSLLGSSGWNTLLTAPGIYEPGIFDVSSGTPRATALAALGTALATGAARHPLAAQPGWWRRPIRLEYPAVRRPAPAVQHRADSCRERAPMGRPLLIMGATGTLGQAFARACTLRNIPHVLTARHALDITSEASIGAALDRHDPWAVVNAAGWVRVDEAESHAARCFAANSDGPVRLARMAEERGLATLNVSSDLVFGGKAEGAYVETDAPDPRNVYGESKARMEEGLLALAGTHLIVRTAAFFSPHDEFNFAVAVARALTAGQPFEAAADQRITPTYVPHLVRVALDLLIDGEQGLWHLTNETELSWAEFAEAVADSLNLPRHLIRAVPGARLNQMAPRPSRVPLATGRGAHLPSLADALGEFARHEKRQQAVRELA